A single Ignavibacteriales bacterium DNA region contains:
- a CDS encoding RluA family pseudouridine synthase, translating into MANLITEKIFRFNLPDGKKKERIDLFLANSIENATRTRIQKLIEAGYVTVNAKVIKSNYKVAPRDYIEVSIPVSPRPEFPEPEDIPIEVVFEDEYIIIVNKGPGMAVHPSLGNYSGTLVHALLHHTQKLSAANTPGRPGIVHRIDKDTSGLVIVAKDNYTHSHLASQFSRHTIDREYQAIVWGLPDADSGTIDTYICRSKKDRKKFTASVDEGKRAITHYEVLQRFEFASLVKLKLKTGRTHQIRVHMAHIGHPVFGDAFYGGRAVIYGSQLPKIKQRVANLLDVVQRQALHAKTLGFVHPVTKEHLIFDSRLPKDMQYLLDEISSTYKEDYDTDI; encoded by the coding sequence AAGAAAGAATTGATCTTTTTCTTGCCAACTCCATTGAGAACGCAACACGTACCAGGATTCAGAAACTGATTGAAGCGGGCTATGTAACCGTTAACGCAAAGGTTATTAAGTCCAATTATAAAGTAGCTCCGCGAGACTATATTGAAGTCAGTATTCCGGTATCTCCCCGCCCTGAATTTCCCGAACCTGAAGATATACCCATCGAGGTAGTATTTGAAGATGAATATATTATTATTGTAAACAAAGGGCCGGGCATGGCGGTGCATCCCTCACTGGGGAATTACAGCGGAACTCTGGTGCACGCTCTGCTGCACCACACTCAGAAGCTCAGTGCTGCCAACACTCCGGGTAGACCCGGAATTGTTCACCGGATTGACAAAGATACCAGCGGACTTGTGATTGTGGCAAAGGATAATTACACCCATTCCCATCTTGCATCACAGTTCAGCCGCCATACCATTGACCGTGAGTATCAGGCGATTGTGTGGGGACTCCCCGATGCTGATTCCGGAACAATTGATACCTATATATGCCGCAGCAAAAAGGACAGGAAAAAATTTACAGCATCCGTAGATGAGGGGAAACGGGCTATTACTCATTATGAAGTTCTGCAGCGGTTTGAGTTTGCATCACTGGTTAAACTGAAATTAAAAACCGGACGTACCCATCAGATACGCGTCCATATGGCGCATATAGGCCATCCCGTCTTCGGTGATGCTTTTTACGGGGGCCGGGCTGTTATATACGGATCGCAGCTGCCAAAAATAAAGCAGCGGGTTGCCAACCTCCTTGATGTGGTTCAGAGGCAGGCGCTGCATGCTAAAACGCTTGGCTTTGTGCATCCGGTTACCAAAGAACACCTGATATTTGACTCCAGACTGCCTAAAGATATGCAATACTTGCTGGATGAAATATCATCAACCTATAAAGAAGACTATGATACAGATATATAA
- a CDS encoding cysteine--tRNA ligase: MQIYNTLTRKKEEFRPITGGEVKFYVCGPTVYDYFHIGNGRSFINADFIRRYLEYRGYKVTFIMNVTDVDDKIIKKANAEGVESAVIAAKYTQAFFEDLAKLGVKPATVHPKATEHMKEIIDIIKRLEEKGVAYNVKGDVFYDISRFNGYGKLSGKNIDELEAGSRVEVNEIKKHPLDFSLWKSAKPGEPFWESPWGNGRPGWHIECSAMSSKHLGETFDIHAGGSDLIFPHHENEIAQSEACFGKTFANYWIHFGFLNIDNTKMSKSLGNFFTVREILEKYPAAAIRLFFAQTHFSVQLNFTQEALEAAAKGSEKMQNLKDSLASYIQTAPENGSVFPVDEYRAKFNEAMDDNFNTPNAVALLFDFIRDVNRHLDKEEKLSKVSAAEVLKFFDETAGGVLGLFAARETGNSGREDDVIRLLLEIRSDLKKEKNYRLSDVIRDRLKEIGIEIRDSKEGTTFRKL; encoded by the coding sequence ATACAGATATATAATACCCTTACCAGAAAAAAAGAAGAGTTTCGCCCGATAACCGGCGGAGAAGTGAAGTTTTATGTTTGCGGCCCGACTGTATATGATTATTTTCACATAGGCAACGGACGTTCCTTTATCAATGCTGATTTCATCCGCCGCTACCTTGAATATCGCGGTTATAAAGTTACTTTTATCATGAATGTAACTGATGTTGATGATAAGATTATCAAAAAAGCCAATGCCGAAGGTGTGGAATCAGCCGTCATTGCGGCTAAATATACTCAGGCATTTTTTGAAGACCTGGCAAAACTGGGAGTAAAACCCGCGACTGTGCATCCTAAAGCTACCGAGCACATGAAGGAGATTATTGATATTATAAAAAGGCTTGAAGAAAAGGGAGTTGCTTATAATGTAAAGGGTGATGTGTTTTATGATATATCCAGGTTTAACGGCTACGGGAAACTCAGCGGCAAAAACATAGATGAACTTGAAGCCGGATCCCGTGTTGAAGTGAATGAAATAAAAAAGCACCCGCTGGATTTTTCACTATGGAAGAGTGCAAAACCGGGAGAGCCCTTCTGGGAAAGTCCCTGGGGAAATGGACGTCCCGGCTGGCATATTGAGTGCTCGGCAATGAGCTCGAAGCATCTTGGCGAAACGTTTGATATACACGCAGGGGGAAGTGACCTCATTTTCCCTCATCATGAAAATGAAATCGCGCAGAGCGAGGCATGCTTTGGAAAAACCTTCGCGAATTACTGGATTCACTTTGGTTTTCTGAATATTGATAATACAAAAATGTCCAAGTCGCTTGGCAACTTCTTTACCGTTCGTGAAATCCTGGAAAAGTATCCGGCCGCAGCAATCCGGCTCTTTTTTGCTCAGACACACTTTTCCGTGCAGCTCAACTTCACTCAGGAAGCACTGGAAGCCGCGGCAAAGGGAAGTGAAAAGATGCAGAATCTGAAAGACTCACTTGCTTCGTACATACAGACGGCTCCGGAAAACGGGTCAGTATTCCCGGTGGATGAATACCGCGCAAAGTTTAATGAAGCGATGGATGATAATTTTAATACGCCTAATGCTGTTGCATTACTGTTTGATTTCATCCGGGATGTAAACCGTCATCTGGACAAAGAAGAAAAGCTTTCAAAAGTTTCAGCGGCAGAAGTGCTTAAATTTTTTGATGAAACTGCAGGCGGTGTTCTCGGTCTTTTTGCTGCCAGGGAAACTGGAAACTCCGGCAGAGAGGATGATGTTATCCGTCTGCTGCTTGAGATACGCAGCGATCTGAAAAAGGAAAAAAACTACCGGCTTTCCGATGTCATCCGTGACCGGTTAAAAGAGATTGGCATAGAGATCAGAGATTCTAAAGAAGGCACCACCTTCCGTAAACTCTGA
- a CDS encoding M48 family metallopeptidase — protein MSTQHITHFELDGRELPCRIRRSTRAKYISLRITPAGELELILPGKARPEDGLKLLEKNKEWVRARKKLLKSDADEYYYLGKKLSVLRSFSEDITDHEIRLKGEQFLIKSPAASRMSVQSVYNGFIRYRAERYLLQRAEELASKNGFEVERFTLRKQKSRWGSCSSSKRISLNVNLMKCPENIIDYVIFHELCHLRFMDHSERFWNEVRKYVPDYRKLRRQLKFYAKVN, from the coding sequence ATGAGCACTCAGCATATTACGCACTTTGAACTTGACGGCAGGGAACTCCCCTGCAGAATACGCCGCAGCACAAGGGCGAAGTATATATCGCTGAGAATCACTCCGGCAGGGGAACTGGAACTGATTCTCCCCGGCAAGGCCCGTCCGGAAGACGGTCTGAAACTGCTGGAAAAGAATAAGGAGTGGGTGCGTGCCAGAAAAAAGCTTCTGAAAAGCGATGCTGATGAGTATTATTACCTCGGAAAAAAACTTTCGGTGCTGCGCTCTTTTTCAGAAGACATCACTGATCATGAGATCCGACTGAAGGGAGAACAGTTTCTTATTAAAAGTCCGGCGGCATCACGGATGAGCGTGCAGTCGGTGTATAACGGATTTATCCGATACCGCGCTGAGCGTTATCTCCTTCAGAGGGCTGAGGAACTTGCCTCAAAAAATGGTTTTGAAGTAGAGCGGTTTACCCTGAGAAAACAAAAATCGCGGTGGGGAAGCTGTTCATCTTCAAAAAGAATTTCACTCAATGTGAACCTGATGAAATGTCCCGAAAACATTATAGATTATGTGATATTCCATGAACTCTGCCATCTGCGGTTTATGGATCATTCTGAAAGATTCTGGAATGAAGTGCGCAAGTATGTTCCCGATTACCGGAAACTGCGGCGTCAGTTAAAATTTTACGCGAAAGTGAATTAA
- the era gene encoding GTPase Era, producing MSDIQDQPKHKAGYAAIVGLPNAGKSTLMNALLGQKLSITSKKPQTTRKKIAGILSEEMYQIIFLDTPGILDPKYLLQERMSRFIEYSVSDADILLFIFDAQGVKSAKRLFEENFSGILERSRKKKKILLLNKTDLVTPEIIQDGIRFAEENYRFDEIIPVSALEKVGLELVLEKILHYLPEHPKYFDDDRIAEETERFFVSEIIREKIFELYKEEVPYSCEVGIEEFKERAEGKDYISAVIFVEKESQKPILIGKQGLLIKKLGELSRADIEAFHGKPVYLELRVKVRENWRSDEYLLRQMGYEP from the coding sequence ATGTCTGATATACAGGATCAGCCCAAACATAAAGCCGGTTACGCTGCCATAGTGGGGCTCCCGAATGCCGGAAAATCAACTCTGATGAATGCTCTGCTGGGACAGAAGCTTTCCATCACGAGCAAAAAACCCCAGACTACCCGGAAGAAAATTGCAGGTATTCTGAGCGAGGAGATGTATCAGATCATATTTCTTGATACACCCGGTATTCTTGATCCCAAATATCTGCTTCAGGAGAGGATGAGCCGCTTCATAGAGTATTCTGTTTCGGATGCTGATATACTTCTTTTCATCTTTGACGCGCAGGGTGTTAAATCCGCAAAGCGGCTTTTTGAAGAAAACTTTAGCGGTATTCTTGAGCGGAGCAGAAAAAAGAAAAAAATTCTGCTGCTGAATAAAACCGATCTGGTTACACCTGAGATTATACAGGATGGAATCCGTTTTGCGGAGGAGAACTATAGGTTTGATGAAATTATTCCGGTTTCAGCGCTTGAAAAAGTCGGGCTTGAACTGGTGCTTGAGAAAATTCTTCACTACCTCCCGGAACACCCGAAGTATTTTGATGATGACCGGATTGCCGAAGAAACCGAGCGGTTCTTTGTGTCGGAAATTATCCGTGAAAAGATTTTTGAGCTTTATAAGGAAGAAGTTCCCTATAGCTGCGAAGTTGGCATTGAGGAGTTCAAAGAGCGGGCTGAGGGGAAAGATTATATATCAGCCGTAATTTTTGTTGAAAAGGAGAGCCAGAAACCGATTCTGATAGGCAAGCAGGGACTCCTGATTAAAAAACTGGGAGAGCTTTCACGTGCTGATATTGAAGCGTTCCATGGCAAGCCGGTATATCTTGAACTGCGTGTGAAGGTGCGCGAAAACTGGCGTTCAGATGAGTATCTTTTAAGGCAGATGGGTTATGAACCCTGA
- a CDS encoding DMT family transporter codes for MNPDQQQKTPQLKAEFFLLLTALLWGGTFSMIKSVLDDVSPMVFVSMRFALASVILFSIFRSSFTNLKRHNFTEGAVLGFLLFAGFITQTIGLKDTTATKSAFITGTFVVLTPIFQVIIEKRMPTLVNIIGIIVVFTGIAFLSSAGESPLSVFTELGSNFTFGDFLTFLCAVFYALYIVYLDMISARHDYRFLTFFQILVTFVLAVFSAFVLDFSGIETAELTLNNGVIGAVLYTAIFATIITTLLQTRFQRAVTPTKAGIIFSFEPIFAAIFAYFFLSEVPGMLGVIGGALIVGGIIFTEVAGRKESSD; via the coding sequence ATGAACCCTGATCAGCAGCAGAAAACACCTCAGTTAAAGGCAGAGTTTTTCCTTCTGCTGACCGCGCTACTCTGGGGCGGAACATTTTCCATGATCAAGAGTGTACTGGATGATGTTTCTCCCATGGTGTTTGTCTCAATGCGCTTTGCCCTGGCATCGGTTATTCTCTTCTCTATTTTCAGGTCATCATTCACCAATCTGAAGAGGCACAACTTTACTGAAGGAGCAGTTCTCGGATTTTTGCTTTTTGCCGGTTTTATAACACAGACTATCGGACTCAAAGATACCACGGCTACTAAATCAGCATTTATCACTGGAACCTTTGTTGTGCTTACGCCAATATTTCAGGTAATCATAGAGAAAAGAATGCCTACATTGGTAAACATCATAGGCATCATTGTGGTCTTTACCGGAATTGCATTTTTATCTTCAGCCGGGGAGTCTCCACTGTCGGTATTTACTGAACTCGGCAGCAACTTTACGTTTGGTGATTTCCTGACGTTCCTCTGCGCGGTGTTTTATGCCTTATATATAGTCTATCTTGATATGATCAGCGCCCGGCACGATTACCGTTTCCTTACATTTTTCCAGATACTGGTAACCTTTGTGCTGGCAGTCTTCTCAGCATTCGTTCTTGATTTCAGCGGGATTGAAACCGCGGAACTTACACTTAATAACGGCGTTATCGGCGCGGTACTTTATACAGCTATTTTTGCAACGATTATTACCACGCTGCTCCAGACAAGATTCCAAAGGGCGGTTACTCCGACCAAAGCGGGCATTATATTTTCATTTGAACCAATTTTTGCTGCTATTTTTGCGTACTTCTTTTTGTCTGAAGTCCCCGGTATGCTGGGTGTGATCGGCGGAGCGCTGATTGTAGGCGGAATCATTTTTACTGAAGTTGCAGGCCGGAAGGAGAGCTCAGACTGA
- a CDS encoding acylphosphatase → MVGYTVLVEGLVQGVGFRYFVRTNAERYNIKGFVKNLNSGDVYIEAEGTEQTMQEFLQQVKRGPRVAHVRKMTVEKMEELKNFTKFEVTF, encoded by the coding sequence ATTGTAGGATATACGGTTCTGGTTGAGGGGCTTGTTCAGGGTGTTGGTTTCCGCTATTTTGTGAGAACCAATGCAGAGCGTTATAACATTAAAGGATTTGTAAAAAACCTGAACAGCGGTGATGTTTATATCGAGGCAGAAGGAACGGAGCAGACAATGCAGGAGTTTCTTCAGCAGGTTAAACGCGGGCCAAGGGTAGCACATGTACGGAAAATGACGGTGGAGAAAATGGAAGAACTGAAAAATTTTACGAAGTTTGAGGTAACGTTTTGA
- a CDS encoding 2-C-methyl-D-erythritol 2,4-cyclodiphosphate synthase, with the protein MRIGNGFDIHRTAAGRKLFLGGVQIPSEFGLDGHSDADALLHALCDSLLGALALGDIGLHFPNTDERYRGIDSKRLLSHVYELVKEKGYRLINTDIMVICERPKLLPYIQQMRETIAAILECTPDRVSVKATTNEKLGSLGRGEGIAVYAVSLLEQAF; encoded by the coding sequence ATACGTATTGGCAACGGATTTGATATACACCGCACGGCAGCGGGAAGAAAACTCTTCCTCGGCGGTGTGCAAATTCCATCTGAATTCGGGCTTGACGGTCACTCGGATGCGGATGCACTGCTTCATGCTTTGTGTGACTCCCTGCTCGGCGCTCTCGCGCTCGGAGATATAGGACTCCACTTTCCGAATACGGATGAACGGTACCGGGGCATCGACAGCAAAAGACTCCTCAGCCATGTCTATGAACTGGTTAAGGAAAAAGGCTACCGGCTGATAAATACCGATATTATGGTTATATGCGAGCGGCCAAAGCTTCTTCCGTATATACAGCAGATGAGGGAAACCATAGCCGCTATTCTGGAATGCACGCCTGACCGTGTATCGGTGAAAGCAACCACCAACGAAAAGCTGGGGTCGCTTGGACGGGGTGAGGGGATTGCGGTATATGCTGTATCACTCCTTGAACAGGCCTTCTGA
- a CDS encoding DedA family protein gives MFEYLLTSVSQLPPASIYLILFALPLIENLFPPSPSDVIVVLCGSIIATGGIDYLPALIITILGSETGFLILYYLGVQTDKKIIQAGKLRFISNESLLSAENWFRRFGFWLIIFNRFFPGLRSVIAYFAGVSELPVRNTVIYSTISAFLWNTMLITMGFYLGNNIEAIDSFFSTYTNIFLVLLGGAVAYWLVNYIRNKRNKKAGGEESNHD, from the coding sequence ATGTTTGAGTATCTTCTCACTTCAGTCTCGCAGCTTCCACCGGCATCAATCTATCTAATCCTGTTTGCGCTTCCGCTGATTGAGAATCTTTTTCCCCCTTCCCCGAGTGATGTGATTGTTGTTCTTTGCGGATCGATAATCGCCACCGGAGGCATAGATTATCTCCCCGCGCTTATAATAACGATACTCGGAAGTGAAACGGGATTTCTTATTCTGTACTATCTCGGAGTGCAGACGGATAAAAAAATCATTCAGGCCGGTAAGCTTCGTTTTATTTCGAATGAGTCGCTTCTCAGCGCGGAGAACTGGTTCAGGCGGTTTGGTTTCTGGCTGATTATTTTTAACAGATTCTTCCCCGGGCTTCGCTCAGTGATTGCATATTTTGCCGGAGTGAGCGAACTGCCGGTGCGCAATACGGTAATCTATTCCACTATCAGCGCGTTTCTCTGGAATACCATGCTTATCACCATGGGCTTTTATCTTGGTAATAATATCGAAGCGATTGACAGCTTTTTCTCAACCTATACCAATATTTTCCTTGTACTGCTTGGCGGGGCAGTTGCTTACTGGCTGGTGAACTATATCCGCAATAAACGGAATAAAAAGGCTGGAGGAGAGGAATCGAACCATGACTGA
- the lnt gene encoding apolipoprotein N-acyltransferase: MTENNVINVGKEDKSKRKARIRLVLSGALFGLAFSPVPFPFTLFFFLYPFLSIIEKEEKGREIYKSFYLMMLSASFVLVYWVGAFTEMKDHFLMISGVVLFFFNAMYLSFQALLYIPVRKRFGSRTAILLLPVFWSVNDLFYMWGDFSFPWISAGHAASNFNSFIQIADIIGSPGIGLLVLYINVFFYFAVKKFREGGGYANRFSWATGVLIIIPLLYSAFPLPQSSGKTLSVGLIQPDLDPYDKWAGDNLDAIMEDYFSLSDQAIQGGAEMLVWPETALPAYIFSGAYPAEAQKIYDYVERTQIPLLTGMPDLVYYGKENAPPHSKFNEQMDYYYRTHNAAFLIQPGGKPVQRYGKMKLVPFGEKIPLADKIPIIGKFIKWGVGISGWNEGIDTTLLTVTRESESGKELLSDSVSITPLICYESVYPVHTAEFSKRGANLIAVVTNDSWYGNTSGPYQHRDFAKLRAVENRLPVIRAANGGISCLINSRGELKASLSMYTRDYLVVDAELGAGGTIYNRYAEVIPWMLWIIAISAVLMSFFSRKKAE; encoded by the coding sequence ATGACTGAAAACAACGTAATCAACGTTGGAAAGGAAGATAAGTCAAAACGGAAAGCAAGAATCCGGCTGGTACTTTCCGGCGCGCTTTTCGGACTGGCATTTTCGCCGGTGCCGTTTCCCTTTACTCTGTTCTTTTTTCTCTATCCCTTCCTCAGCATCATTGAAAAGGAGGAAAAGGGTAGGGAGATCTATAAATCATTTTATCTGATGATGCTCTCGGCATCGTTTGTACTGGTTTACTGGGTCGGAGCGTTTACCGAAATGAAGGATCATTTTCTGATGATATCGGGAGTGGTTCTTTTCTTTTTTAACGCGATGTATCTTTCTTTTCAGGCACTGCTTTATATACCCGTGAGAAAGCGGTTCGGCAGCAGAACCGCAATTCTGCTTCTGCCGGTATTCTGGTCGGTGAATGATCTTTTTTATATGTGGGGGGATTTTAGTTTTCCCTGGATAAGCGCCGGACACGCCGCCTCGAATTTTAATTCCTTTATTCAGATCGCGGATATTATCGGCTCTCCCGGCATCGGACTGCTGGTGCTGTATATCAACGTATTTTTCTACTTTGCCGTAAAGAAATTCAGAGAAGGGGGAGGATACGCCAACCGTTTCTCCTGGGCGACGGGGGTTCTGATTATTATTCCGCTTCTCTATTCTGCGTTTCCTCTGCCTCAGTCATCAGGAAAAACACTTTCGGTCGGTTTAATTCAGCCGGATTTAGACCCCTATGATAAATGGGCTGGTGATAATCTGGATGCTATTATGGAAGATTATTTCTCCCTGTCCGACCAGGCAATTCAGGGGGGGGCTGAGATGCTCGTCTGGCCGGAGACAGCACTGCCGGCTTATATATTCAGCGGTGCGTATCCCGCTGAAGCACAGAAGATTTATGATTATGTTGAGCGGACGCAAATACCCCTTCTGACCGGTATGCCTGACCTGGTTTATTACGGAAAAGAAAACGCGCCGCCTCATTCGAAGTTTAATGAACAGATGGATTATTACTACCGTACGCACAACGCGGCGTTTCTGATTCAGCCCGGAGGCAAACCGGTGCAGCGTTACGGTAAGATGAAGTTGGTCCCCTTTGGCGAGAAAATACCCCTGGCGGATAAAATTCCTATTATCGGAAAATTCATTAAGTGGGGGGTAGGTATCTCCGGCTGGAACGAGGGGATAGATACCACCCTTCTGACAGTAACACGGGAATCTGAATCAGGCAAAGAACTTTTGTCTGATTCAGTATCAATCACCCCCCTGATCTGCTATGAGTCTGTCTATCCGGTGCATACTGCTGAGTTTTCGAAGAGGGGTGCAAATCTCATAGCTGTGGTGACTAATGACTCCTGGTACGGCAATACCAGCGGACCCTATCAGCACCGGGATTTTGCAAAACTACGCGCTGTGGAAAACCGCCTTCCGGTGATCCGGGCCGCAAACGGGGGAATAAGCTGCCTGATAAACAGCAGAGGTGAACTGAAAGCTTCCCTTTCCATGTACACACGTGACTACCTGGTCGTGGACGCAGAACTGGGTGCAGGAGGCACCATTTACAACCGATACGCTGAAGTTATCCCTTGGATGCTCTGGATTATTGCGATATCAGCGGTTCTGATGAGTTTTTTCAGCCGGAAGAAGGCGGAATAA
- a CDS encoding T9SS type A sorting domain-containing protein, with the protein MKKFLFIVVALFSSLYPQWGLFDLDRSWISINFDGSVSAYRMWNGGVANPGFNEANLGTFTSNTQTLAIANWDIKTWRNFGSDVTGVDMKYRVYKQGSTPGSYSSTGGGWIQDINSSDQKWGKLTSTSINISSLESSATYVIEVYIEVYGTNPNETKYDNGTSGSNYKATFTTTSAFPVELTSFNGKVVNGKINLNWNTATEVNNYGFEVERAKAVSGSQNVQFAKVGFVEGNGNSNSPKSYSFTDANVTAGKYIYRLKQIDTDGQFEYSQEIEVSVDNLINGYVLEQNFPNPFNPSTSIKFGFQTDTRAEVKVYNVIGAEVATLFNGMADAGRIYEVTFDASGLASGTYFYKLVTPDKTDVRKMILMK; encoded by the coding sequence ATGAAGAAGTTTTTATTTATAGTTGTTGCTTTATTCTCTAGTCTTTACCCCCAGTGGGGTCTTTTTGACTTAGACCGTAGTTGGATAAGTATTAACTTTGACGGATCGGTAAGTGCTTATCGTATGTGGAATGGTGGAGTAGCCAATCCTGGATTTAACGAAGCCAATCTTGGTACATTCACATCAAATACACAAACTTTAGCAATTGCTAACTGGGATATCAAGACTTGGAGAAATTTTGGTAGCGATGTAACGGGTGTAGATATGAAATATAGAGTTTATAAGCAAGGATCTACTCCTGGTAGTTACTCTAGTACTGGGGGGGGGTGGATTCAGGATATAAATAGTTCAGATCAGAAATGGGGAAAATTGACTAGCACATCGATTAACATTTCGAGCTTGGAATCCAGTGCTACTTACGTAATCGAAGTATATATTGAAGTTTATGGAACGAATCCAAATGAAACAAAATATGATAATGGTACAAGTGGTAGTAACTATAAAGCTACATTTACCACTACCTCTGCTTTTCCCGTTGAACTCACTTCCTTTAATGGCAAAGTTGTAAACGGAAAAATTAACCTCAACTGGAATACAGCAACCGAAGTGAACAACTACGGATTTGAAGTTGAACGTGCTAAGGCAGTAAGCGGCAGCCAGAATGTGCAGTTTGCAAAGGTTGGATTTGTTGAAGGCAACGGCAACAGCAACTCACCAAAGAGTTATTCCTTCACTGATGCAAATGTTACCGCAGGCAAATATATCTACCGTCTGAAACAGATTGACACAGATGGCCAGTTTGAATACAGCCAGGAAATTGAAGTATCGGTTGATAATCTTATTAACGGCTATGTGCTTGAGCAGAATTTTCCGAATCCGTTTAACCCGTCAACCAGCATTAAGTTTGGTTTCCAGACGGACACCAGAGCAGAGGTCAAGGTATATAACGTAATCGGAGCTGAGGTTGCAACCCTCTTCAACGGTATGGCAGATGCAGGCAGAATTTACGAAGTAACCTTTGACGCAAGCGGTCTGGCAAGCGGAACCTACTTCTATAAATTAGTCACACCGGACAAAACCGATGTCCGCAAGATGATTTTAATGAAGTGA
- a CDS encoding SRPBCC family protein: MKIHKLKSTITIPVSLEEAWEFFATPRNLNEVTPKHLNFKILSEVPDKMYQGLIIEYKVHPVLGIPLHWVTEITHIEDRKFFVDEQRFGPYAFWHHQHIFKPVEGGVEMTDIVHYKLPLGFIGDLFGGWFVKKQVEQIFTYRTQYLKNKYQF; the protein is encoded by the coding sequence ATGAAAATTCACAAACTAAAATCAACTATCACTATTCCGGTTTCCCTTGAGGAAGCATGGGAGTTCTTCGCCACCCCGAGAAATCTTAACGAAGTAACCCCAAAACATCTAAATTTCAAGATACTATCAGAAGTACCTGATAAAATGTATCAGGGACTGATTATCGAGTATAAAGTCCACCCCGTACTCGGCATACCGCTTCACTGGGTAACCGAGATTACTCACATTGAGGACAGGAAATTCTTTGTTGATGAACAGCGCTTTGGGCCTTATGCATTCTGGCATCATCAGCACATTTTTAAACCGGTTGAAGGCGGTGTGGAAATGACTGACATTGTGCATTATAAGTTACCGCTCGGATTTATCGGCGACCTTTTCGGCGGCTGGTTTGTAAAGAAACAGGTTGAACAGATCTTCACTTACAGAACGCAGTACCTGAAAAACAAGTATCAATTTTGA